The Myxococcota bacterium genome has a segment encoding these proteins:
- a CDS encoding FAD-dependent oxidoreductase yields the protein MSEGAPLDAGHPYRHLLSPFRIGPMELRNRIAMCPMGDNLAHADGRPSDASLAYFEARARGGAGLLIVGSVAITLPEGSYNPNQGALADERHVPAFAELARRVHAHGAKIAAQLSHGGLTAVNDMRDGRDMWVPSFPTPSKPDPMMAMVTPEEAALQSRPMRAETARVGLHEMTTDEIRAVVEAFAAAAERAQRAGLDGVELHAGHGYLISSFLSPAKNRRTDAYGGSLENRTRLLVEVIEAVRARTGPGFAVWCRIDSIEFWEEGGITPELAVEHARVIEAAGAHAVHASANGKGGLALTYTQGHTTHAPAGLLEYAATIKKAVRIPVIAVGRIEPEVANEAIADGRADVVAMGRKLLADPELPNKLRAARPEDVRPCLYHYNCIGQIFLREPVRCWVNPATGREREHELAPAARARRVLVVGGGPAGMEAARIAALRGHEVVLCEAGDALGGRLALAARTYEPNARLLAWLEGQVRRHGVEVRLGARVDAGAREVAAADAVVVATGGRWRAPDVPGGDDARVRTVDSLRAFLDGGERLGERIVVLGGGRAGAGLADVCARRGHAVTVLEPSGCFVTQMGLPGRWRIVHELREQGVALVANATVVAIEREGVVYTDADGARGVAPADAVLVASNVHADASLADALRAGGAEVHAIGDCGGLGFLRGAMEDAARVAAAL from the coding sequence GTGAGCGAAGGAGCCCCGCTCGACGCCGGCCACCCGTACCGGCACCTGCTCTCGCCCTTCCGCATCGGCCCGATGGAGCTGCGCAACCGCATCGCGATGTGCCCGATGGGCGACAACCTCGCGCACGCGGACGGGCGGCCGAGCGACGCGTCGCTCGCCTACTTCGAGGCGCGCGCGCGCGGCGGCGCGGGCCTGCTGATCGTCGGCTCGGTCGCGATCACGCTGCCCGAGGGCAGCTACAACCCGAACCAGGGCGCGCTCGCGGACGAGCGCCACGTGCCCGCGTTCGCCGAGCTCGCGCGGCGCGTGCACGCGCACGGGGCGAAGATCGCGGCGCAGCTCTCGCACGGCGGCCTCACCGCCGTGAACGACATGCGCGACGGGCGCGACATGTGGGTCCCGTCCTTCCCCACGCCGTCGAAGCCCGACCCGATGATGGCGATGGTGACGCCCGAGGAGGCGGCGCTGCAGTCGCGCCCGATGCGCGCCGAGACCGCGCGCGTCGGCCTCCACGAGATGACGACCGACGAGATCCGCGCCGTCGTCGAGGCCTTCGCGGCCGCGGCGGAGCGCGCGCAGCGCGCGGGGCTCGACGGCGTCGAGCTCCACGCCGGCCACGGCTACCTGATCTCGAGCTTCCTGTCGCCGGCGAAGAACCGGCGCACGGACGCCTACGGCGGGTCGCTCGAGAACCGCACGCGCCTGCTCGTCGAGGTGATCGAGGCGGTGCGCGCGCGCACGGGGCCGGGCTTCGCCGTGTGGTGCCGCATCGACTCGATCGAGTTCTGGGAGGAGGGCGGCATCACGCCCGAGCTCGCGGTCGAGCACGCGCGCGTCATCGAGGCGGCGGGCGCGCACGCCGTGCACGCGAGCGCGAACGGCAAGGGCGGGCTCGCGCTCACCTACACGCAGGGGCACACGACGCACGCGCCCGCCGGCCTGCTCGAGTACGCGGCGACCATCAAGAAGGCGGTGCGCATCCCGGTGATCGCGGTCGGACGGATCGAGCCCGAGGTGGCGAACGAGGCCATCGCCGACGGGCGCGCCGACGTCGTCGCGATGGGGCGCAAGCTGCTCGCCGACCCCGAGCTCCCGAACAAGCTCCGCGCCGCGCGGCCCGAGGACGTGCGCCCCTGCCTCTACCACTACAACTGCATCGGGCAGATCTTCCTGCGCGAGCCCGTGCGCTGCTGGGTCAACCCGGCGACGGGGCGCGAGCGCGAGCACGAGCTCGCACCGGCCGCGCGCGCGCGCCGGGTGCTCGTCGTCGGCGGCGGGCCGGCGGGCATGGAGGCCGCGCGCATCGCCGCGCTGCGCGGGCACGAGGTCGTGCTGTGCGAGGCGGGCGACGCGCTCGGCGGGCGGCTCGCGCTCGCGGCGCGCACCTACGAGCCGAACGCGCGCCTGCTCGCGTGGCTCGAGGGGCAGGTGCGCAGGCACGGCGTCGAGGTGCGGCTCGGCGCGCGCGTCGACGCGGGCGCGCGCGAGGTCGCCGCGGCCGACGCCGTCGTCGTCGCGACGGGAGGGCGCTGGCGCGCGCCCGACGTGCCGGGCGGCGACGACGCCCGCGTGCGCACCGTCGATTCGCTGCGCGCCTTCCTCGACGGCGGCGAGCGCCTCGGCGAGCGCATCGTCGTGCTCGGGGGCGGGCGCGCGGGCGCGGGCCTCGCCGACGTGTGTGCGCGCCGCGGCCACGCCGTCACCGTGCTCGAGCCGAGCGGCTGCTTCGTCACGCAGATGGGGCTCCCGGGGCGCTGGCGCATCGTGCACGAGCTGCGCGAGCAGGGCGTCGCGCTCGTCGCGAACGCGACCGTCGTCGCGATCGAGCGCGAGGGCGTCGTCTACACGGACGCCGACGGCGCGCGCGGCGTCGCACCGGCCGATGCCGTGCTCGTCGCGTCGAACGTCCACGCCGATGCGTCGCTCGCCGACGCGCTGCGCGCGGGCGGCGCCGAGGTGCACGCGATCGGCGACTGCGGCGGGCTCGGCTTCCTGCGCGGCGCGATGGAGGACGCCGCGCGCGTCGCCGCCGCGCTCTGA
- a CDS encoding DUF6629 family protein, whose product MCFSAEASFAASAVLGAGGIWTLSLAPSPAERPLARIPLLFSVQQFAEGVVWVGVANDERALALVFSYAFAFFALFLWPVYIPLASLRAEPSAGRRRIQEALCVVGLCAAVFISGSLARHPLEVSIEGGHLFYRMSLPLLYESLALYFVAVSAPCFSSFGYLRAFGGLLLASLAATLWSHAEQFISLWCFFAAALSALILLHFRRQRRLLVVAVSR is encoded by the coding sequence GTGTGCTTCTCCGCCGAGGCGAGCTTCGCGGCGAGCGCCGTGCTCGGCGCGGGCGGCATCTGGACGCTGAGCCTCGCTCCGTCGCCCGCCGAGCGTCCGCTCGCGCGCATCCCCCTGCTCTTCTCGGTGCAGCAGTTCGCCGAGGGCGTCGTGTGGGTCGGCGTCGCGAACGACGAGCGCGCGCTCGCGCTCGTGTTCAGCTACGCGTTCGCGTTCTTCGCGCTCTTCCTGTGGCCGGTCTACATCCCGCTCGCGTCGCTGCGCGCCGAGCCGAGTGCGGGCCGCCGTCGCATCCAGGAGGCGCTCTGCGTCGTCGGGCTGTGTGCGGCCGTCTTCATCTCGGGCTCGCTCGCGCGCCATCCGCTCGAGGTGAGCATCGAGGGCGGCCACCTCTTCTACCGCATGAGCCTGCCGCTCCTGTACGAGTCGCTCGCGCTCTACTTCGTCGCGGTGAGCGCGCCGTGCTTCTCGAGCTTCGGCTACCTGCGGGCGTTCGGCGGGCTGCTGCTCGCGTCGCTCGCGGCGACGCTGTGGTCGCACGCCGAGCAGTTCATCTCGCTGTGGTGCTTCTTCGCGGCCGCGCTGAGCGCGCTCATCCTGCTGCACTTCCGGCGGCAGCGGCGCCTGCTCGTCGTGGCGGTGTCGCGCTAG
- a CDS encoding NAD(P)H-dependent glycerol-3-phosphate dehydrogenase, giving the protein MTPAPRSRPQRPLDMRVAVLGAGSWGTTVARLTSVNAPTVLWARSADVARSIAERHRNERYLPDFPLPRELRATADLEEAVRDADVLVMGVPVKGFRATLEEVARHARPWVPIVSLSKGLEPGTMLRMSQVAEQVMPGHPVGVLTGPNLAREIMDGQAAASVIGMSDLVVAEALQPVFASGLFRVYTNHDVVGCEIGGALKNVVAIATGMAESLSVGDNTRAMVVTRGLAEITRLGVAMGGEPATFAGLAGLGDLLATCMSKQSRNRHVGEQLGRGRTIDEITAEMNMVAEGVSTAKVVLELAAKHGIEMPIAAEIHGVLYEGRTPMEAYRGLVRRRAGHESESG; this is encoded by the coding sequence ATGACGCCCGCTCCCCGATCGCGACCGCAGCGCCCGCTCGACATGCGCGTCGCCGTGCTCGGCGCGGGCTCGTGGGGCACGACCGTCGCGCGGCTCACGAGCGTGAACGCGCCGACCGTGCTCTGGGCGCGCAGCGCCGACGTCGCGCGCTCGATCGCCGAGCGGCACCGCAACGAGCGCTACCTGCCCGACTTCCCGCTTCCGAGGGAGCTGCGCGCGACGGCCGACCTCGAGGAGGCCGTGCGCGACGCGGACGTCCTCGTGATGGGCGTTCCCGTGAAGGGCTTCCGCGCGACGCTCGAGGAGGTGGCGCGGCACGCGCGGCCGTGGGTGCCGATCGTGAGCCTCTCGAAGGGCCTCGAGCCCGGCACGATGCTGCGCATGAGCCAGGTCGCCGAGCAGGTGATGCCGGGCCACCCGGTCGGCGTGCTCACCGGCCCGAACCTCGCGCGCGAGATCATGGACGGGCAGGCCGCGGCGAGCGTGATCGGCATGAGCGACCTCGTCGTCGCCGAGGCGCTCCAGCCCGTCTTCGCGAGCGGCCTCTTCCGCGTGTACACGAACCACGACGTCGTCGGCTGCGAGATCGGCGGCGCGCTCAAGAACGTCGTCGCGATCGCGACCGGCATGGCCGAGTCGCTCTCGGTGGGCGACAACACGCGCGCCATGGTCGTGACGCGCGGGCTCGCGGAGATCACGCGGCTCGGCGTCGCGATGGGCGGCGAGCCCGCGACGTTCGCCGGGCTCGCGGGCCTCGGCGACCTGCTCGCGACGTGCATGAGCAAGCAGAGCCGCAACCGGCACGTCGGCGAGCAGCTCGGGCGCGGACGCACGATCGACGAGATCACCGCCGAGATGAACATGGTCGCCGAGGGCGTCAGCACCGCGAAGGTCGTGCTCGAGCTCGCGGCGAAGCACGGCATCGAGATGCCGATCGCCGCCGAGATCCACGGCGTCCTCTACGAGGGCCGCACGCCGATGGAGGCCTACCGCGGCCTCGTGCGTCGCCGCGCCGGCCACGAGAGCGAGAGCGGCTGA
- a CDS encoding NAD(P)/FAD-dependent oxidoreductase codes for MTTPRVAILGAGFSGLCMGIRLREAGIASFAIYEKADRVGGTWRDNVYPGICCDVPSHLYSFSFAPNPDWSRLYAPGEEIQAYCERVARDFGLAPHLRFGAEVVRVDWTGDEWRIAFADGSEERADFVVSGLGALHRPSTPAIPGLERFRGASFHSARWDTAHDVAGERVAVVGSAASAIQIVPEIAGRASHVTVFQRTPNWILPRRDRAYPAWCKRLFRLVPLAQRLHRLWIYLNMEWRVFAFEQEGFLSAPLERMCRAHIAKQVADPELRATSTPDYRPGCKRILVSDDWFDAVQRDDVAIETSAIERVEERGIVTADGALHEVDTIVWATGFEPFSLLAPLVVTGRDGRRLDETWAEGIEAHRTVAVAGYPNFFMLLGPNSGLGHNSIILIIEAQARYVLQLIRAAMRPDGSIARIEPRPDATAAFNRDIQERLATTIWKSGCRSWYMDERGRVYTLWPGSTLRYLWTMRRPRLAEYERRAAQGAVA; via the coding sequence GTGACGACGCCGCGCGTCGCGATCCTCGGGGCCGGATTCTCGGGCCTGTGCATGGGCATCCGCCTGCGCGAGGCCGGCATCGCGTCGTTCGCGATCTACGAGAAGGCCGACCGGGTCGGCGGCACGTGGCGCGACAACGTGTACCCGGGCATCTGCTGCGACGTGCCCTCGCATCTCTACTCCTTCTCCTTCGCGCCGAACCCGGACTGGAGCCGGCTCTACGCGCCGGGGGAGGAGATCCAGGCGTACTGCGAGCGCGTCGCGCGCGACTTCGGTCTCGCGCCGCACCTGCGCTTCGGCGCCGAGGTCGTGCGCGTCGACTGGACGGGCGACGAGTGGCGCATCGCCTTCGCCGACGGGAGCGAGGAGCGCGCGGACTTCGTCGTGAGCGGGCTCGGCGCGCTGCACCGCCCGAGCACGCCGGCGATCCCGGGCCTCGAGCGATTCCGCGGCGCGTCGTTCCACTCGGCGCGCTGGGACACCGCGCACGACGTCGCGGGCGAGCGCGTCGCCGTCGTCGGCAGCGCGGCGAGCGCGATCCAGATCGTGCCCGAGATCGCCGGGCGCGCATCGCACGTCACCGTCTTCCAGCGCACGCCGAACTGGATCCTGCCGCGGCGCGACCGCGCCTACCCCGCGTGGTGCAAGCGCCTGTTCCGCCTCGTGCCGCTCGCGCAGCGTCTGCACCGGCTGTGGATCTACCTGAACATGGAGTGGCGCGTGTTCGCGTTCGAGCAGGAGGGCTTCCTCTCCGCGCCGCTCGAGCGCATGTGCCGCGCGCACATCGCGAAGCAGGTCGCCGACCCGGAGCTCCGCGCGACGAGCACGCCCGACTACCGTCCGGGCTGCAAGCGCATCCTGGTCTCGGACGACTGGTTCGACGCCGTCCAGCGCGACGACGTCGCGATCGAGACGAGCGCGATCGAGCGCGTCGAGGAGCGCGGCATCGTCACCGCCGACGGCGCGCTCCACGAGGTCGACACGATCGTCTGGGCGACGGGCTTCGAGCCGTTCAGCCTGCTCGCGCCGCTCGTCGTCACGGGCCGCGACGGACGCCGGCTCGACGAGACGTGGGCCGAGGGCATCGAGGCGCACCGCACCGTCGCGGTCGCGGGCTACCCGAACTTCTTCATGCTGCTCGGCCCGAACAGCGGCCTCGGCCACAACTCGATCATCCTGATCATCGAGGCGCAGGCGCGCTACGTGCTGCAGCTGATCCGGGCCGCCATGCGCCCCGACGGCAGCATCGCGCGCATCGAGCCCCGCCCCGACGCGACCGCCGCCTTCAACCGCGACATCCAGGAGCGCCTCGCGACGACCATCTGGAAGAGCGGCTGCCGGAGCTGGTACATGGACGAGCGCGGCCGGGTCTACACGCTCTGGCCGGGCTCGACGCTCCGCTACCTGTGGACGATGCGGCGGCCGCGGCTCGCCGAGTACGAACGCCGCGCCGCGCAGGGCGCCGTCGCGTAG
- a CDS encoding DUF3604 domain-containing protein → MPIAARATAALVPALLPSLVALAGPVLAAPGAARAAEPTCRSYTAERQALFGELHVHTAASMDAYMFGTRLRPDDAYRFARGEAVTLPPLGAGGGARAVALERPLDFAAVTDHASGFGATRLCSTPGTAGYDSPDCRAFRAPLATANTASIRSVVAQLRERMGDGLGTPAFCGPGGALCRSAASDVWREMQEAAKRWDDPTDACAFTTFVAYEYTATPEATKIHRNVIFRGDTVPALPISYSDEPDVIAMWRKLRAQCNDAGTGCDALAIPHNPNLSNGHMFTVDYGDAASVAEEREVAALRASMEPVVEIMQMKGDSECRNGMWNVVGGADELCGFHKIRPEDTPDCEDGTGKGALAGEGCVSRLDYARYALVEGLREEARIGVNPYAFGVIAATDGHDATPGAVEEWRQDLAIGRATTAPGYNLGGLAGVWAEENSREAIFDALRRRETFGTSGPRMRVRFFGGWDVPAERCDDAAMVAKSYADAVPMGGRLAAPTDAQRARGPAFVVAGMRDPGTAAHPGTKLERLQIIKGWADDEGRIHQRVFDVAGGVDARAGVDAATCTPSGHGADALCAVWRDPEFDAARRAVYYARVVESPSCSTAGFACALAPDGAKPASCAGAGAALTTRERAWSSPIWYGPAS, encoded by the coding sequence ATGCCGATCGCCGCGCGCGCCACCGCCGCGCTCGTTCCCGCCCTGCTCCCGTCCCTCGTCGCGCTCGCGGGTCCCGTGCTCGCCGCGCCCGGTGCCGCGCGCGCCGCCGAGCCGACGTGCCGCTCCTACACCGCCGAGCGACAGGCCCTGTTCGGCGAGCTCCACGTCCACACGGCCGCCTCGATGGACGCCTACATGTTCGGGACGCGGCTGCGCCCCGACGACGCCTACCGCTTCGCGCGCGGCGAAGCCGTGACGCTGCCTCCGCTCGGAGCGGGCGGCGGCGCGCGCGCCGTCGCGCTCGAGCGCCCGCTCGACTTCGCCGCCGTCACCGACCACGCGTCGGGCTTCGGCGCGACGCGCCTGTGCTCGACGCCGGGAACCGCGGGCTACGACTCGCCCGACTGCCGGGCCTTCCGCGCTCCGCTCGCGACCGCGAACACGGCGAGCATCCGCTCGGTGGTCGCGCAGCTGCGCGAGCGCATGGGCGACGGCCTCGGCACGCCGGCCTTCTGCGGCCCGGGCGGAGCGCTCTGCCGCAGCGCCGCGTCCGACGTCTGGCGCGAGATGCAGGAGGCCGCGAAGCGCTGGGACGACCCGACGGACGCCTGCGCGTTCACGACCTTCGTCGCCTACGAGTACACCGCGACGCCCGAGGCCACGAAGATCCACCGCAACGTGATCTTCCGCGGCGACACCGTGCCCGCGCTCCCGATCAGCTACTCGGACGAGCCGGACGTGATCGCGATGTGGCGCAAGCTGCGCGCGCAGTGCAACGACGCCGGCACGGGCTGCGACGCGCTCGCCATCCCGCACAACCCGAACCTCTCGAACGGCCACATGTTCACGGTCGACTACGGCGATGCCGCGTCGGTCGCCGAGGAGCGCGAGGTCGCCGCGCTGCGCGCGTCGATGGAGCCCGTCGTCGAGATCATGCAGATGAAGGGCGACTCCGAGTGCCGCAACGGCATGTGGAACGTCGTGGGCGGCGCCGACGAGCTGTGCGGGTTCCACAAGATCCGCCCGGAGGATACGCCGGACTGCGAGGACGGAACCGGCAAGGGCGCGCTCGCGGGCGAAGGCTGCGTCTCGCGGCTCGACTACGCTCGTTATGCGCTCGTCGAGGGGCTGCGCGAGGAGGCGCGGATCGGCGTCAACCCGTACGCGTTCGGCGTGATCGCGGCGACCGACGGCCACGACGCGACGCCCGGCGCGGTCGAGGAGTGGCGGCAGGATCTCGCGATCGGCCGCGCGACGACCGCGCCCGGCTACAACCTCGGCGGCCTCGCCGGCGTGTGGGCCGAGGAGAACTCGCGCGAGGCGATCTTCGACGCGCTGCGCCGCCGCGAGACGTTCGGCACGAGCGGGCCGCGCATGCGCGTGCGCTTCTTCGGCGGCTGGGACGTCCCGGCCGAGCGCTGCGACGACGCCGCGATGGTCGCGAAGAGCTACGCGGACGCGGTGCCGATGGGCGGACGGCTCGCGGCGCCGACCGACGCGCAGCGCGCGCGCGGCCCCGCCTTCGTCGTCGCCGGCATGCGCGACCCGGGAACGGCCGCGCACCCGGGCACGAAGCTCGAGCGCCTGCAGATCATCAAGGGCTGGGCCGACGACGAGGGACGCATCCACCAGCGCGTCTTCGACGTCGCGGGCGGCGTCGATGCGCGCGCGGGCGTCGACGCGGCGACGTGCACGCCGTCGGGCCACGGCGCAGACGCGCTGTGCGCGGTGTGGCGCGACCCGGAGTTCGACGCGGCGCGCCGCGCCGTCTACTACGCGCGCGTCGTCGAGAGCCCGAGCTGCTCGACCGCGGGCTTCGCGTGCGCGCTCGCGCCGGACGGCGCGAAGCCCGCGTCGTGCGCGGGCGCCGGCGCCGCGCTCACGACGCGCGAGCGCGCGTGGTCGTCGCCCATCTGGTACGGACCCGCGTCGTGA
- a CDS encoding peroxiredoxin, producing the protein MTRRIAARSSLRVSIALVAIAGLAPHVLAPRPARADAQTGAPPVGAPAPDFALVGSDGRTYSLADFAGRRGVVLAWFPKAFTPGCTRELEALRDGAALLAPFEADVFMVSLDAPEQNRAFAASLGADVVLLSDATGLTASAYGVAGPGSAHAKRWTFYIDRDGVLRAVDTNVDVADAAGGIARRLAELGFPRRDEGAKGTPDGGGGE; encoded by the coding sequence ATGACACGACGCATCGCCGCGCGCTCGTCGCTCCGTGTGTCCATCGCGCTCGTCGCGATCGCCGGGCTCGCGCCGCACGTGCTCGCACCGCGGCCCGCGCGCGCCGACGCGCAGACCGGCGCTCCGCCCGTCGGCGCCCCGGCGCCCGACTTCGCGCTCGTCGGCAGCGACGGCCGCACCTACTCGCTCGCCGACTTCGCGGGACGGCGCGGCGTCGTGCTCGCCTGGTTCCCGAAGGCGTTCACGCCCGGCTGCACGAGGGAGCTCGAGGCACTGCGCGACGGCGCCGCACTGCTCGCGCCGTTCGAGGCCGACGTGTTCATGGTGAGCCTCGACGCGCCCGAGCAGAACCGCGCCTTCGCGGCCTCGCTCGGCGCCGACGTCGTGCTGCTCTCCGATGCGACGGGCCTCACCGCGAGCGCCTACGGCGTCGCGGGCCCGGGCAGCGCCCACGCGAAGCGCTGGACGTTCTACATCGATCGCGACGGCGTGCTGCGCGCCGTCGACACGAACGTCGACGTCGCGGACGCGGCCGGCGGCATCGCGCGGCGGCTCGCCGAGCTCGGCTTCCCGCGGCGCGACGAAGGCGCGAAGGGAACGCCCGACGGCGGCGGAGGCGAGTGA
- a CDS encoding molybdopterin-dependent oxidoreductase: MAETKYTFCRVCEATCGLRAEVENGRVTKLAPDPDHVVSQGYACVKGTRWTSVQYSPDRLLHPVKRVGSAFERASWNEAIADIAARIAAVVDAHGPQAVGHFVGSAGGANVLAPIFRGALFKAIGSKRMYGTGTCDTMNKFRVNQDMYGSPMRLAHPDVDRSEFLMILGANPAVSGNTLYHLPRAKERFAEVVKRGGRVVFVNPRRVETAAAGEHLFIRPDTDLFFLAAFCNELVRGGHVDRERVERHMANFDVLERAVAPWTPERQAEVTGVPAAALRDLVASHARANGAALYMATGVNQGRSGTPCFWLLEAINAISGNLDRLGGTLMGHGLFDMAKQVAEDPQMMVSYDRRDDFPTVSGQQPSGMLADDIENGDVRALIVEASNPILACSSPGGRLERALERLDLLVSIDLFRNEVGNLAHWVLPATTWLERGEVPYALQSFAGCTPTPYIIWADRVVEPPPDVRHEWWIYTRLAMALGVALFDDALANAAAKLAARTAYGPLGRVLPGPEMLFDGMFKQAGLPSRRKMTREHPHGMLLAAPRGGDFLGTDRVLTKDGRVDLAPGEIVAAFGATAEALHAEEVANAQRFKLVGKREMRRMNTASSNSPRLVTEATNYAYVSPQDAERLGLASGDRAVVSNEHGAIEIPVRVTDEMMPLTIAIPQCWGHAKADGLRHAQQHPGVNVNVLAGDGPAHIERLSSMSHLSGILVDVRRAS; encoded by the coding sequence GTGGCCGAGACGAAGTACACGTTCTGTCGGGTCTGCGAGGCGACGTGCGGCCTGCGCGCCGAGGTGGAGAACGGGCGCGTCACGAAGCTCGCGCCCGACCCCGACCACGTCGTGAGCCAGGGCTATGCGTGCGTGAAGGGCACGCGCTGGACGTCCGTGCAGTACAGCCCCGATCGCCTCCTGCACCCCGTGAAGCGCGTCGGGAGCGCCTTCGAGCGCGCGTCGTGGAACGAGGCCATCGCGGACATCGCGGCGCGCATCGCCGCGGTCGTCGACGCGCACGGCCCGCAGGCGGTCGGCCACTTCGTCGGCTCGGCCGGCGGCGCGAACGTGCTCGCGCCGATCTTCCGCGGCGCGCTCTTCAAGGCGATCGGCTCGAAGCGCATGTACGGCACCGGCACCTGCGACACGATGAACAAGTTCCGCGTGAACCAGGACATGTACGGCTCGCCGATGCGCCTCGCGCACCCCGACGTCGATCGCAGCGAGTTCCTGATGATCCTCGGCGCGAATCCGGCCGTCTCGGGCAACACGCTCTATCACCTGCCGCGCGCGAAGGAGCGCTTCGCCGAGGTGGTGAAGCGCGGCGGGCGCGTCGTCTTCGTGAACCCGCGCCGCGTCGAGACGGCGGCGGCGGGCGAGCACCTCTTCATCCGCCCCGACACGGATCTCTTCTTCCTCGCCGCCTTCTGCAACGAGCTCGTGCGCGGCGGGCACGTCGACCGCGAGCGCGTCGAGCGCCACATGGCGAACTTCGACGTGCTCGAGCGCGCCGTCGCGCCGTGGACGCCGGAGCGGCAGGCCGAGGTGACGGGCGTTCCGGCCGCCGCGCTGCGCGACCTCGTCGCGAGCCACGCCCGCGCGAACGGCGCCGCGCTCTACATGGCGACGGGCGTGAACCAGGGCCGCAGCGGAACGCCCTGCTTCTGGCTGCTCGAGGCGATCAACGCGATCTCGGGCAACCTCGACCGGCTCGGCGGCACGCTGATGGGGCACGGCCTCTTCGACATGGCGAAGCAGGTCGCCGAAGACCCGCAGATGATGGTGTCGTACGACCGCCGCGACGACTTCCCGACCGTGAGCGGCCAGCAGCCGTCGGGCATGCTCGCCGACGACATCGAGAACGGCGACGTGCGCGCGCTGATCGTCGAGGCGAGCAACCCCATCCTCGCGTGCTCGAGCCCGGGCGGCCGTCTCGAGCGCGCGCTCGAGCGCCTCGACCTGCTCGTCTCGATCGACCTCTTCCGCAACGAGGTCGGCAACCTCGCGCACTGGGTGCTGCCCGCGACGACGTGGCTCGAGCGCGGCGAGGTGCCGTATGCGCTGCAGAGCTTCGCCGGCTGCACGCCGACGCCGTACATCATCTGGGCCGATCGCGTCGTCGAGCCGCCGCCCGACGTGCGCCACGAGTGGTGGATCTACACGCGCCTCGCGATGGCGCTCGGCGTCGCGCTGTTCGACGACGCGCTCGCGAACGCGGCCGCGAAGCTCGCCGCGCGCACGGCCTACGGGCCGCTCGGCCGCGTGCTCCCGGGGCCCGAGATGCTCTTCGACGGCATGTTCAAGCAGGCCGGCCTCCCGAGCCGTCGGAAGATGACGCGCGAGCATCCGCACGGGATGCTCCTCGCCGCGCCGCGCGGCGGCGACTTCCTCGGCACCGACCGCGTGCTCACGAAGGACGGCCGGGTCGACCTCGCTCCCGGCGAGATCGTCGCCGCCTTCGGCGCGACCGCCGAGGCGCTCCACGCCGAGGAGGTCGCGAACGCGCAGCGCTTCAAGCTCGTCGGCAAGCGCGAGATGCGCCGCATGAACACGGCGTCGTCGAACTCGCCGCGGCTCGTGACGGAGGCGACGAACTACGCCTACGTGAGCCCGCAGGACGCCGAGCGGCTCGGGCTCGCGAGCGGCGACCGGGCCGTCGTCTCGAACGAGCACGGCGCGATCGAGATCCCGGTGCGCGTGACGGACGAGATGATGCCGCTCACGATCGCGATCCCGCAGTGCTGGGGCCACGCGAAGGCGGACGGCCTGCGCCACGCGCAGCAGCACCCGGGCGTGAACGTGAACGTGCTCGCGGGCGACGGCCCCGCGCACATCGAGCGGCTCTCGAGCATGTCGCACCTCTCGGGCATCCTGGTCGACGTGCGCCGCGCGTCGTAG
- a CDS encoding SAM-dependent methyltransferase → MFVRLLCTAICAASVADAVASAAPAGTPTVVAADAPHIASAVANAARAPESRERDAERRPAEILALAGIRPGMRVADLASGRGYWAEILAGAVGESGSVVLHNPPYVLERFGDMGVPALLAKPHMANARALVAPLDGLPLERGAYDAVFLGLFYHDLYWQGTDRAAMNAAIRDALAPGGVFVVIDHRAEAGSGARDAKTLHRIDESEVRRDVERAGFALAAQSDVLARSGDDRAKSVFDDAVRGHTDRFVFVFRRSADADAAGGSDAAGGSDAGEAEPASAADARE, encoded by the coding sequence ATGTTCGTCCGCTTGCTCTGCACGGCGATCTGCGCGGCGTCGGTGGCGGATGCGGTCGCGTCCGCCGCTCCGGCCGGCACGCCAACCGTGGTCGCCGCCGACGCGCCCCACATCGCATCCGCGGTCGCGAACGCCGCGCGCGCGCCCGAGTCGCGCGAGCGCGACGCGGAGCGCCGGCCGGCCGAGATCCTCGCGCTCGCGGGCATCCGGCCCGGCATGCGCGTCGCCGACCTCGCGAGCGGGCGCGGCTACTGGGCCGAGATCCTCGCCGGCGCGGTCGGCGAGAGCGGGTCGGTCGTGCTGCACAACCCGCCCTACGTGCTCGAGCGCTTCGGCGACATGGGCGTTCCCGCGCTGCTCGCGAAGCCGCACATGGCGAACGCGCGCGCGCTCGTCGCGCCGCTCGACGGGCTCCCGCTCGAGCGCGGCGCCTACGACGCCGTCTTCCTCGGGCTCTTCTACCACGACCTCTACTGGCAGGGGACGGACCGCGCCGCGATGAACGCGGCGATCCGCGACGCGCTCGCGCCCGGCGGCGTCTTCGTCGTGATCGACCACCGCGCCGAGGCCGGCAGCGGTGCGCGCGACGCGAAGACGCTCCACCGCATCGACGAGTCCGAGGTGCGGCGCGACGTCGAGCGCGCCGGCTTCGCGCTCGCGGCGCAGAGCGACGTGCTCGCCCGCAGCGGCGACGACCGCGCGAAGAGCGTCTTCGACGACGCCGTGCGCGGCCACACCGACCGCTTCGTGTTCGTCTTCCGCCGGAGCGCGGATGCGGATGCGGCCGGCGGCTCGGACGCGGCCGGCGGCTCGGACGCGGGCGAAGCCGAGCCGGCGAGCGCCGCGGACGCGCGCGAATGA